The sequence caccactaaTGTTATATgctaaatttattagtttgttttcttcttgataggaatagttattaattaaaaaaataaatgtatataaaataaaattgaaaatctatttaatttttcattatggGTTGGGTTGgattgaaaatttttaattcgTAAGAAGTGGGTTGGATTAAATTCATATCAAATTTGCACTAAACTAATCGGGGATCATTGTTCTACACTCTACtaacgtttttttttttctgaccATAATTGTTTCGATGGTTTCGAAGAGAGATTCATTGTTTTGGCCCAGACTAGGCCTCGCTGGTACAAGCTACCACCATTATAGACCCTGACTTACTTTCAAGAGCTTGTAGCTTGAACTTTATGCCAAACTGTCACCGACAATCTTGAACGAAGGAGGCAAAGTCTTGTTAGAGCGCCACATCTCTGCATTGGTCCATTGCGCTTTAGACAAATGAGATTGGTACTTTTGGACTCCTCATGTTGAAGGCTACTTGTTGACGATCTACAATCAGGTTTCCAATGGTTTTGAGATATTACcatgaatatattttaacttatttaattcatACAAAAATGGACAGCTAAACCTTTAAATATTTgcacaaattttaaattttaaatttcttcaatGGCGACtctaaaaagtttaaaaaatagaacaattatattgttaaagttaatatctttttaactaatgatgatgatattacttcttttttttgttgaagtgaaagagaaaactataattttataatttttatatattaaaaggcAAAAAATATGTGAGTCggtaagaattaaaataatttattttagcatCTAAAACTAATAGAATCTCATGCCATTATATAATGAGAGACAAAGTTAGCTTCAAGGATATAATTATTCCGTGTTTCAAactatagaaatataattgagCTAATATTAAGTTTAGAGACTTAATTGCACTTTACTTGAAAGTTCAAGGCttatatacaccttttacctTTAATTTCTTACTTCATCAAATCTGAATCTTGAAATCAGGGTTACACAACAAGGGCTTCAAGTGTACTGCAAAAGCCCGATGGATGAGCTAAAGCCCAAAGTagaaaggagagagagaatCAACGAATCAATAGTATAAGTGCCCGCCTCTTTTACACAAACACAAATTcgtctctctttctctctcttcatAATTTTTCCCTCCACTCTCAAACCCTCACCTATGATCTGATGTCGAACTCTGGCGAGAATCAGAACCCTACACCTCAGCCGTCTCAGCTTAAGTTTGAGTTGCTTGATCAACCTCATTCTCATTTTCAATATCAATCGAGTAATCTGCATCTTCCTTGTAGTAACAATCACTTCAATTTCAATTGTAACCTTCCCTTGGGTCTCCAACTGCAAGCAGCTGATACTCCTTCTGCTTTTCGTAGACTCGCTGTaagattctttttttctttattcatcaCTTTTTTACCTTTTATGCTGTCTCTTTTGTGTTATTCGATGAATTTGATATTGTGaactttataattatattttcttttttatcttttaggaTACGATCTTGTAAATTCACTTGAATACTGGATCACGTTTtctattgaatttcttgataGTTTTTTTACAGCtcaattactatttatattcttatatttaaaattccaCGTTCTAATATAGGTTCTCCCTTGCTTATGTATAAAAATCATCGTAGATTAGATATTgatcatcttttcttttttttttggactTTTATTGCACTAAATCTTTGCAGTTGAagcaaaataatgaaaaagacAATCAGGAAGCCAAGGTAACCATCCCGACGTGCAACAAAGTGGTTGCTGATCGTACACTTGATCCTCAGTGCGTCACTGGGGGTAAGCGTAACAGTAGATCAAAGGTTCCAAAAAATGTCAGATCAGGGAGTCAAAAATCAAATGCTGGTAATTGTCAATTGGTACTGTTTTATGTTATTGGATTTTGTAAATTGAGCCACCTTACTAGGTGTATCAAATTTCCTTTGTTAATTGATTTCACTCGCAGATCTTAATGGACTGAATCCAGCCACTGGCTGTCGATATGACAGTTCGTTAGGTATGTGTAATTTATTAGCTTATTTCCAGTTATCTTGTCATTCTATCTCATTTGTATGCAATAAGCTGACACATTCTGAAGTTCAAGTTTGTATCTGCTTTTTTGGTGGCTGTTgacataataaacaaaatgttCAATTTGATTGTGTTACCAGGCCTATTGACTAAGAAATTTGTCAAGTTGATCCAGGAAGCCAAGGATGGCACACTTGATCTTAACCGAACTGCAGATGTGTTGGAGGTATAGAAAATCTATTACATATGCTGGTGTTTTAAGAAATTTGAATTGGATCCAATAAGGGTCAGTTTTTGGTGTTGTAACTTCTCACCTTTTATCTTATCTCTAAAAATCTAGTGGGAAATTACACAGACTACTTACTCAGTCATTCCATGGATAGGTGTAGCACTGATCATTTTGTCCTGTAAACCCTGCAGTAAATCAAAGTACTGAGTATTCTTGTTTTTTGTTATATACATTCTGTCCATTTTACAGGTCCAAAAGAGGAGGATATATGATATTACAAATGTTCTGGAAGGAATAGAATTGATAGAGAAGACTTCAAAAAACCATATACGTTGGAAGTAATTATATTGGACCTTTTCTCGAGTACGATTTTAGTTtcttctaatatatatatatggtaacTAATTAGTGGTCCTATGAGCCAGGGGCTACGATGATTGTGGATCAAAGGAGTTGGAGGATCATGTTACCGAACTAAAGGTATTTATTCAGTTCATGGAAAGTTAATGTTAGTTTCTATAGTCCTTAGATTCCTAGTATAGACTATAATGGATTGATGCCGTTCTTGCATGATGAAGGCCTCAACTTCTTGCTAggtttatttcttataaaacaCTACTTTCATTCCTGCTGCTCAAGTATTTATGCAAAGTTCACCAGAATCAactctcaatttatttatcttatgtTCCAAGTCAATAATCTGGCTACTGGTCTCTCATTTCCAATCTGACCGTAAAATGGAGTTCTTGCAGCAAGAAAAATTACTGAATGAAATTTTTGGGTACTTTATGCTAGAACATGGAAAATTGTAGTGTCCAAAGGCATAATGTCATAGTTGAGCCCTGAGTTTGAACTAGTTAACTAGTTCAAATATAACTTGATTAACTCTCAATTATCAACTCATTTCAAGAGGAAACCTTTTCTTAACTTAGTGCAAATAAATAGCTGACATTGGGACTTTTATATCATGAATTAACTTATAGAGAAAGAGGCCTTATCTGGAGCAGATTGTGTTTAAGCACTAATTAACTAAAATCTTGCGACACAGACTGAAGTTGAAAGTTTACATGCTGAAGATCACAGGCTCGATGAATCTATAAGGTCAGTTACTTGGTTCAGTAGGTTCATAGAATCTTTCTGCATACTCAACTTCTTTGGTTATCGAGTTGTCATTATGTTCATTTTTCAGGGAAAAACAAGAGCTTTTGAGGGCCCTGGAGgaagatgaaaataaaaagaggtaCTTGATGTTCATCCTTGTGGCTCTTGTAGATTCCAATGAGATTtggtttcttttcttgattgCTTGCATGCTTCGAATTGTAGATATCTCTTCATGACAGAGGAAGATATCACAAGCCTTGCTTGCTACCAGGTCCGCAAATCTCAGGGTTTCTTGAAATATGCATGTTTATTTATCATTTCCAAACTTACTGATACTCCCTCTTTATGTTGCCAT is a genomic window of Ricinus communis isolate WT05 ecotype wild-type chromosome 2, ASM1957865v1, whole genome shotgun sequence containing:
- the LOC8274648 gene encoding transcription factor E2FC, with protein sequence MSNSGENQNPTPQPSQLKFELLDQPHSHFQYQSSNLHLPCSNNHFNFNCNLPLGLQLQAADTPSAFRRLALKQNNEKDNQEAKVTIPTCNKVVADRTLDPQCVTGGKRNSRSKVPKNVRSGSQKSNADLNGLNPATGCRYDSSLGLLTKKFVKLIQEAKDGTLDLNRTADVLEVQKRRIYDITNVLEGIELIEKTSKNHIRWKGYDDCGSKELEDHVTELKTEVESLHAEDHRLDESIREKQELLRALEEDENKKRYLFMTEEDITSLACYQNRTLLAIKAPQASYLEVPDPDEDIGSPQYKMIVRSTTGPIDVYLLSPRRVELEGLSLEHQQNQSKNPEVYSSMHSESSGVQKITPSDCDIDDDYWFRSDPEVSISELWGSYNCS